The Populus nigra chromosome 4, ddPopNigr1.1, whole genome shotgun sequence genome contains the following window.
tatttttcaatatttcttttttctatcacCAAAAAAGTCTTGTCACCCACCCAAGAAACGCAGCCCTTAGCCGATTCCGGTTTAAAAGCTATATCCTGACCTCAACCTTCTCCTCTACTCCATGCGAGACcacttctttctatttttgctcCTCTGATTtgccatttgtttttcttctcatcTCGACATGTCAAGGTCTAGGTGCAAATTCCCTTCAAGACCCTCTCTAACACACCAGAATACAATTTCCTTGCCCAGGACATGACTCTCAACCCATATAATTagacaaaacatcaaaaacttgTAGTTTTTCTTTGGCTCTAGATGATTGGGTGTCTCCACCTTCTAGTGTTTATTCGTGTTTATAGCTGTTGCTTTAGGGTTTTAGGCTTTACTTGATTTCTGGAGTGGTCATTTTCATATCCGTTTCCACAACTGGGTTTGTCGAGAGAGATGGAGGACTACAATCAAATGAGTGAAAACACGACTCCGAGGGGAAATTTCTTGTATGCTTCACAACTTCTTGCACCTAATTCCTCGCCTTATGGGAGGACCAGTAGTGGCTCTACCGTGAGCAATCAGCAGACCcagatgcctttaaatcctttCCATCTTCAATCAAATGATCAGTGCTTCCAATCTGATACACATCCTATAGTGAAAACTGAAGCCAGCACTTCACATGCTCAAAAATTTCACTACCCTCTATTGAGAGGGTACCAAACAATTAACCAGCAGCAACAAGGAAGTGAAAGCTCTAGTGAAGTTGAAGCCATCAAAGCCAAGATCATAGCCCATCCTCAGTACTCTAACCTCATGGAAGCTTACATGGACTGCCAAAAGGTAAGCACATGTATAGAAGAAGAAACGAAAGtcatttcatcaaattaaattcatttcagTAGTAGCAATGGTTTCTCTCCTCTCATCTCTCTTGCTGCTACACTGTATATGCATTTAGGTGGGAGCTCCGCCTGAAGTAGTAGCTCGGCTTGCAGCTGCTCGTCAAGAGTTTGAATCAAGACAACGGTCTTTTATCACTTCAAGGGACAATTCGAAAGACCCAGAACTAGATCAGTTCATGgtgattgattgattttgttattCTACCTCTAATCTTGCTGGAAGTCTCTTTATCTAGCTAATTAtaggctctctctctctctctctccccatcTCTCCACGCacacacacgcgcgcgcgcacacacacacagagacacACTACGgtgttattttatttggtttttgagTCAAATACTTGCCTGTAttgtttgaattgaaaaacaggAAGCTTATTACGACATGCTAGTGAAGTACCGTGAGGAGCTTACAAGACCTATACAAGAAGCCATGGATTTCATGCGAAGAATCGAAACTCAGCTTAATATGATCTGCCATGGTCCCTTGAGAATCTTCAATTCTGGTACTTCCTCTCTCTACTATGCACGCCTGTAATGATCTCAAGTGAGAAGTATCcctttcaaacaaaatattatatcCTATCATGGAAAGGAACGGACGAATCCACTAGGTTTCATTGTTGCAGAGAtgggtttgatttggttttgctTGCTACACTACAGAAACCGATATTCTTACTGCTCATTACTTGATAGgggaaaagaaagtaaaattcCTAGACCAACCTATATGTCAGGATCTCCTCCTTTCATGAGGCAACATTTCCTATCCCTAATGAAGCGTACCCTGACCAGGATTGCGCCTTCCAATAATGATATTATGGTCACTGTGTACGAGTAACCTAACAGCCACTAGTACTAGATTAGCAAACCCTAATCACGAGTCTATAGTAATTGGATTTGGATTTTCTTTGTATCTTACATATAACAGTACTAGTATCTTCCTATATCTCCAAGAAAGCTACTAAGGCAAAACGCACTACATGGTTCTGAACAATGATATATTACACGTTTGCTTCTCTTATAGGCTGGCTTTTTAGGGGTCTGTGATGTCTGACAAAgtcatcctttaaaatttagGGTTTTCTTACCAAAATCTAGACTTGATTACTTCTAATAAGTCTGTTTCTACaggagtcaatttttttttttgggatataCTATAACAAGACCTCGAGATAGATTTGCAGAATTGTTTCTGTCATTTCCAAGTTGTTCTTTGCTTTTCTGTAAAAGAATagtatttgattttgtattgtAAATTGAAGAACCTAGGATGCTGTTCCAATCAGTGCTACCCCATGTAGCCTGTACGGCCATGTCGGAATaagtttttacttattttattcaatttttcatatataatactTCTACATGTCTcgtcttttcttggtttttatttctttttaattattttgctaacacctttctttagttttttaaacagatgatttaattaataatcgTTCCAAATACATCTTGAACTCTTACTTTCTATCAAAAGTATGATGTCcttgtaaaaaagaagaagtataATATTATTGGTTTTTTCACTAATGAATGGATCcaatgattttatcatttttcactAATGCTTCAGATAACTTTCTTGTTCGGAAAGATGGATAGAGACGATGAAGGAAAGAAATAGTCATTTCTATCATTCCTCACTTGTGGTTTATGGTCTATCCATTATGAACATATCAATCCTTTTTCGTCTTCTTCCtgatcattttttaaatgatccATCCCTTCTAATTATGAACAGACCCTTAGCCCCCCCATCTCTTCTAATTAGTTCAGGAATGGTTGTGTTGTCAGGGAGTAACATTTTCGTACACATTTCTTGATGGTCTAAAATCCTATTtatatcctctctttttttggaCTTACTGTATGGTAGGAAATAGACAACTATAAGTGTTGCTTTGATGACTTAATTTAATATCACATTGTAATTCCTTGTGCTCCTGTTTTAATCTGATGGGTATTGTGAGTCTGATTGCTTTGAActgatggatttgttttgtaGTTTTGCAATCTACTAACATCTTGTTTTTACAAATTTCAAGCCGGTGTTATTGAATGTGGATTGAACAATATCGAACCTAATCAAATTTTTACTCGGTACCACAATATTTCTCTCGACTCTTGACTAGAAAAGGAGGCAAGATGTTTGGTTCTGTGTATTCATGTTTGCCATGGGAATTGATAGCCATTTGCTTTTGGTTTCAATTCATTACGAGAAGTCAGCGTACATTGTTGGAACTAAACGCGATTAAGTGTTTCTTGTTCTTCTACCTCATTTTCTGTATAAAACTCGTAGTGACTTGCGAATTCTTGTCATTGGTATGATCAGCTTCTCATGGAAATGAGCAAACTAACCATAATTGAGAGAAATCTAATCATAATTATTGCTAGATACAAGGTAAAGCAACTTCAAATGGTACTGCATTTCATTAGCTTAGTTCATGAGTAATGTAATAGAATTTAGCGTTCTTTCGTTGCATATTTTTCTCTTGATgacatttatattttctttttttgataacAACCGAGATGATATATTAAAGAGCTAGAGATtgacaaactagaaaaaattaagagaaggTCCTCTTGTTTTTTGGGTGGAAAAAATAGGCTTCCATTAATTGCTTATTAATCGTTGTACACTAAAGCAAAGGAGAGCGCGTTATTCATTTTTGTCTATCTCGAGCTTTTCTGCGTAACTATCCTTATTGACAGCCTGAGTTCTAACAGGTGCTGTTTGTGGAACTTTGTATTCTATTCTTTTTCGTTCCGGGTGGTGCGATCCCttcatttcatcttttcttAGCAGGATTTTTAGAATCCTCTCTTACAGCTGGGAAAGAACATTCCCTTGCAAAAACAG
Protein-coding sequences here:
- the LOC133692873 gene encoding homeobox protein knotted-1-like 2, which gives rise to MEDYNQMSENTTPRGNFLYASQLLAPNSSPYGRTSSGSTVSNQQTQMPLNPFHLQSNDQCFQSDTHPIVKTEASTSHAQKFHYPLLRGYQTINQQQQGSESSSEVEAIKAKIIAHPQYSNLMEAYMDCQKVGAPPEVVARLAAARQEFESRQRSFITSRDNSKDPELDQFMEAYYDMLVKYREELTRPIQEAMDFMRRIETQLNMICHGPLRIFNSDDKSEGVGSSEDDQDNSGGETELPEIDPRAEDRELKNHLLRKYSGYLGSLKQELSKKKKKGKLPKEARQKLLSWWELHYKWPYPSETEKVALAETTGLDQKQINNWFINQRKRHWKPSEDMQFMVMDGLHPQNAALYMDGHYMGDGHYRLGP